The sequence below is a genomic window from Wyeomyia smithii strain HCP4-BCI-WySm-NY-G18 chromosome 1, ASM2978416v1, whole genome shotgun sequence.
TGAATGTAGTATTAACCTTTCATGTTGCCCAATTTTTCGATTACAGagtcttacataaatattcgTTACATGCGGtgtattctattctattcataTTACTCACGGTACCGTGGCTACCAGACCCCAAGCATAGCTGCGCACGTAATTCCCAGAGTGCCGCAGTGGTCACCGTTGCAAGGTTCTCCTTCGCCCTCGAGCCTTCCGCGTGGTTATGCCACTGAGCCTTCCGCTCACGGCCTAATTGAAAAACGGTGTTCACGATCGCTGAATCCGCGACCCGATGCGATCTCCGTAGCTTCCGTTCCCGTTCACTCAGACCAGCGTGTCTCTCAGACTCGCTAGGTGATCTTCTTCCAAGCGGCGGTCCCTAGAACCGCACCGGTTCTGTTTCGACGAGTTTAGCACTGTGAATTAAATGTACAAGCAGAAAAAAACCCTATGGCCCCAGCAGATTAGCCACGGTTCGAGTTTCTTCCAAACGCCCAACTTACTTCGCGAACGAAGGCTTTCTCGCTTGTAAGATTGCGCTCTAGTTGGACAGCAGATTCCGTCTTGCCTTCGGTGCAGTCTAACGGTGTTTCCAGTGCGTGAAAGCACATGTGCGAAGCTGATGATGGCGCGTGTTATCCGTCCCCAAACTGACCCCGCTTTTCGCTCACGAGTCCTGGGACCACCGACGCTTCGCGAGTCCAAGGGGTGCTGATTGCGTTCTCTGTGCGCTTTCCGAATTGGTTTTAGTTGCAATTCCCCGCCACGAGATCCACCAGTTCGCAATGGCGGCCTCGCTATCTGTTCGCGATCAAATAGCTGGATAATTGCGCCGGTGATCAAATCACATAGAAAATTGCTTACCCCTCGTACGAACAGTGATGTTTTCGCGAAGTTTGCACCAAACCATTTTTCAGTTCGACCGTCAACCAGTTCGGACGTGTTGCTTAGTCGCTCCCAGCGTGTATAAGTCAGTTTATACTTATTTTGTTTGCGCGAAGTCTATTTTAATCGgtagtgttttgttttgtttatgccgAACATGAGTGAACGTTGCGAAGTTTGTTTTGACTCTACCACCGAAGAGCTGTGGTCGTGCGTTGGGTGCAGTCGTAAATTTCACCCCTCCTGGGTTACCGTCTAACCGTGGCTCAAATCGCGTTACAAGAGCTGCTGACAAAAGAACTGCTGACACAACATCAAACAAAAGAACTGCCGACCTCACATCATACCTGCTACCATGCTGTGGCCCATGCCAAACTTATGTAACGATGACGTTTGAGTTGAAAGAGCTGACCGAACAGCAAAAGCAACTGGTGAAACAGATAGATGCAAACACACAGGTGGTGCATAAATTCAAACTCCAATATTCAAACCAGCCGGACCAATCGTATACTGCAACGGAGGATATAAATAATCTTGAAACGCTGCTCAATAATCTAAAGCATGAGTTGGCCACCATCAACAAGAACCATAGCATATCGGGGGCACTTTCTTCACTAAAGAATCATTTAACGTCGCTGGTTGACCTTACTTCGATTAAATTGCGACAAGAATTAAAAAACGAAATAAGTCAGCTTGGCAAACAAAGCCCTCAGGACGATCCAAACATCAAGCTCAATATTTCGGACGAGCTGAAATCGTTATCTACCAAATTTGACACAACACAGAAAACAGCTCAGCTTTCCACCACGCCAGTTTCACAGAATGATTGTGATCACTCGGGATGGCGTTTAATTGGATCAACAAAGCGTTGGAAAGCTGACTGGCGATCCTTTGACGAAAAGACGAAGCGTCGTGAAAAACAGGACAGAATACGATTCAGAGCATGGCGAAATAGGCAAAAACGTTCACGACAATGAAATTGAGCATCTAGAAGCAGCAATTTACCGAACAGAAATCACGTCTAtggcaaca
It includes:
- the LOC129717006 gene encoding putative uncharacterized protein DDB_G0286901, giving the protein MTFELKELTEQQKQLVKQIDANTQVVHKFKLQYSNQPDQSYTATEDINNLETLLNNLKHELATINKNHSISGALSSLKNHLTSLVDLTSIKLRQELKNEISQLGKQSPQDDPNIKLNISDELKSLSTKFDTTQKTAQLSTTPVSQNDCDHSGWRLIGSTKRWKADWRSFDEKTKRREKQDRIRFRAWRNRNHVYGNNNNNNSNNNNNYHRGQNNNFNTNSNRRFTNPNRHVNNSFLNNHNSPNYNMVNRQQNNGTSSHNDRQHTNSNRFHANQLLPPDRVLLAAAKDRFSRPQANFIPTIQFQRGETLNPYPANDAFPLSQPQMISEHGHPPTSQCIAYSSRHSCLQRN